TTTCCGAATTTCGTTTCGAGTTTTTCAAAGCGGCTTTTGTAAATGCCCCACGCAAACAACGACGTGACGAGCGGACGCGCGCGATATTCGCCATCCGTCAGAAAAATATCGCGACCCAGTTTTTCGCTCTGCGTCGCGTTGACCAGTTCGACGAGATAGCGGCTGTCGGGAATCCACGCCGTCGGCACCGGATTGAATTCGCCGCGATCCCACTTGCCGAGCGCGGTCACGCTGTCCATCGGCGTGACTGTCACGACAATCGTGCGACCATCCTGGGTTCGTTTCTCCGCGTTGAATTTCTGCGCGGCATCCGTGACCCAGGGTTCAATCGGCAACGCCGTGACGACGCGCACCGAAATTGGCTGCGCGGTCGGATTCGGAATGTCGCCGCTGAAACGCTGAATCAAAAACGAAACGCCGACGATTGCGGCGGCGAGGATGACAATGGCGAAGAAAATGATTCGGGTTCTGTTCATAGGATTGTCCAAACGGTAAGGTAGTTGGATAGTTTGATAGTTGAATAGTTCGGCGCTCAGTTGCAACCCCGAACTATCCAACTATGCAACTATGCAACTATCCAACCATCCAACTTTACATGAGACCGAGCTTCTTCTTGCGTTCCGCCAACTGCGTGTCGAGCGTATGGCGTTCGAGCAACTCGTCCATTTGCTCGTCGAGGCGCGAGGCTTGCATTTCGGCGCGCGCGGACGCTTTGTCGAGTCGCGCGCGAATGCTTTCCGCCATGCGTGCGACGTCTTGATCACCCGAACCCATCAAGTTGTCGAGCGATTGCATCGTCTTCGCGGTCAACTCTTTCGACTTGGCGAGATCGAGCAGGGCTTGCATCTCTTCGCGTTCTTGCTTGACGGTCGTGAGTTTCGCTTCGAGTTTCAGTTTGCCGTCAAGTAATTTTTGGTACTCGGCTTGCTGGCGCTCGTACTGCGATTTGTAGGTTTCCGCGAGACGCGCGGTTGAATTGAGTTTGCTCTGCGCGGCAACCGCGAGTTCTTCCTTGCCTTCTTTCAACATCAGGTCAATGTTGCGATCCAGTTCGGCGGATTTGGCGGCGAACTCGTCGTACTTGCGGCGCAAAGTTTTTACTTCTCCGCCAATCGTTGCCGCCGCGTCTTCAAGGTCTTCGAGGTTGTCTTCGACCTGGCGGATGTACTGGTCAATCACCGCGAGCGAGTTTTTCTTGAGCGCCTCGTCCACAAGCGCGTGCAAATTCGCGGCGATGAGCGTTTGGACTTTTTCGAGTAGACTAGCCATTGGGTTCCTCCCGTTTGAAAATCTGGCGCAATTGTAGCACCATCAAATGTTAAAATCCTGACAGGCGGCTGACAGTTGATAGTCGAATAGTCGGGTAGTCGGATGGTCATCTAGTCGTGATTTTGAATGAGCCAATAACGCGCCCAGTTTTGGTATTCATAAATCACAACGTAAATATCGTCGGGGCGAAACATCCAAAGCGCCATCCAATCACCTGGCGGTACAGGTTGAATCGAGATGCTTATGCTTGAGCCGAACACATCCACAAAAATTCGCTTCGCTCGACGGCTGTGAAAGGTGGAAGTATGGCGTTGGCAAATGGATCGCGCAACCACACGACCACGCGACTATTCCACATCCTGTTCTCCAATGACGACCACGATCCAACTATCGCACAATCGAACGATTGCACTATCGCACTAACTTGTACCCGCGTCCACGCACGCTGACCAGGTAACGCGGCTTGGCTGGGTCGGGTTCGATTTTCGCGCGCAGACGACTGACGAGTTTTTCGATGCGCGCGTCGTCCACCTCGTCAATGAACTGTTGCCCCCACACATTCTCGACCAGCGAAAACTTGTCGCACACGCGATCGAGTTTGCCGTAGAGAAACGCGATCAAGCGGTACTCTAAATCGGTCAGTTCTCCGACAGGTCTACCTTCGACAAACACTGCGCCGGCATCTACGTCTATGTACACCCCGCGCGGTTGCGGATGCTGCGCGAGATGTTGCCGCCGCACGTACTCGGCAAAGACGCGTGGAAAAATCGCCGCGCCGTCCGGCGTATCGCGCAGAATGAATTTGGCGCGCAACGAACGTTGCGCCGGACTTGGATCGTCATTGTGCGGCAGAGTAAAAAGCACGGCGCGTTCATCCGCGTCGAGATCGTCCCAGATTTTCTCACACTCGCTCTGGACGTTCGAGTCGCTCAACAAATTTCTTTGCACGAGTTGGTGAATCACACGATCCTGGTGCTGGTTGCGCGTGGGCGCGCCCGTGACCGCGCCAAGCGCATAACACACCGCTTGCGCGATCCCAGGATGACCGTCGGCGTGTTCCTCGATGAACGCGAGGTCGTCCGCGCTGAATGTGACGCCTTCGCGCGCGGCAAAGTGGCGACAGTACTCGCGCGTGTCGCTGACGTTCCAAAAACCCAGGAATTGCACACGCGGCGCGACCAGTTCCATGAACTCGCCCTGCTCGCGCGTCGTCGTCATCCGCGCGAGCTCGCGTTCGGTCGCCGTGACGTAGGCGAGCGCGGTGTCGTGTTTGTCC
The Chloroflexota bacterium DNA segment above includes these coding regions:
- a CDS encoding PspA/IM30 family protein, which encodes MASLLEKVQTLIAANLHALVDEALKKNSLAVIDQYIRQVEDNLEDLEDAAATIGGEVKTLRRKYDEFAAKSAELDRNIDLMLKEGKEELAVAAQSKLNSTARLAETYKSQYERQQAEYQKLLDGKLKLEAKLTTVKQEREEMQALLDLAKSKELTAKTMQSLDNLMGSGDQDVARMAESIRARLDKASARAEMQASRLDEQMDELLERHTLDTQLAERKKKLGLM
- a CDS encoding winged helix-turn-helix domain-containing protein, with the protein product MTKKSIALLPGLISRADELEFIRRHATNGACCSIVGVSNLGKSAFLRHLCASAREGAFVYVDCNAMPERTARAFFIAIIRALADTLERRASTARERARALFDELCAAPNATDLALCFDAGLTLALAQLPPPLVLCLDDFDEAYRHLEPQTFLNLRALKDKHDTALAYVTATERELARMTTTREQGEFMELVAPRVQFLGFWNVSDTREYCRHFAAREGVTFSADDLAFIEEHADGHPGIAQAVCYALGAVTGAPTRNQHQDRVIHQLVQRNLLSDSNVQSECEKIWDDLDADERAVLFTLPHNDDPSPAQRSLRAKFILRDTPDGAAIFPRVFAEYVRRQHLAQHPQPRGVYIDVDAGAVFVEGRPVGELTDLEYRLIAFLYGKLDRVCDKFSLVENVWGQQFIDEVDDARIEKLVSRLRAKIEPDPAKPRYLVSVRGRGYKLVR